Proteins encoded by one window of Acetivibrio thermocellus ATCC 27405:
- the aroA gene encoding 3-phosphoshikimate 1-carboxyvinyltransferase — MLIEQRDSLRGEINIPGDKSISHRAILFGSLAKGTTEIEGLMMGEDCLSTIDCFRKMHVSIEILPNKVKIHGNGLYGLKPPSAPLNAGRSGTALRLLLGVLSGQPFSSVLTRNEAVLRKPVGKVVAPLRQMGANITGRENGNICPLSIQPAKLTGKTHHVSILDTYIKSPLLIAGLYADGETTVIEEVKSRDHSELMLNYFGADIKVNGLEVTSRRVENLYAQHIQVPGDISIAAYFITAGLIVPNSDIVIKNVGINPTRAGILDVYKSMGAKIEILNERVVSNEKVADIRVVSSPLNGTTIERSMIPRLIDEIPIITVAASVAKGTTTITGLKGFKTKESGKLSRMIAELSKLGATLHETEDGVIIEGKEHLKGTVVEGHNDAAIAMSLCVAGLVAENETNIRKTQVLDIAYPDFITVLNKL; from the coding sequence GTGTTAATTGAGCAAAGGGATTCACTGAGAGGCGAAATAAACATACCCGGGGATAAATCTATTTCCCACAGGGCGATTCTTTTCGGCTCTCTGGCAAAAGGAACCACCGAAATTGAGGGACTCATGATGGGTGAAGACTGCCTCAGTACCATCGACTGCTTTAGGAAAATGCATGTAAGCATTGAAATACTCCCAAACAAGGTAAAGATTCATGGAAACGGTTTGTATGGTTTAAAACCACCCTCTGCTCCTTTAAATGCCGGGAGATCCGGTACTGCGTTAAGGCTTCTTTTGGGTGTTCTTTCAGGCCAGCCTTTTTCATCTGTGCTTACCAGAAATGAAGCAGTTTTAAGGAAACCCGTGGGTAAAGTTGTGGCTCCTTTAAGACAAATGGGAGCAAACATTACCGGAAGAGAGAACGGAAATATCTGCCCGCTTTCAATCCAGCCGGCAAAACTTACCGGTAAAACCCACCATGTTTCCATTTTGGACACATATATAAAGTCTCCGCTCCTTATTGCAGGTCTCTATGCTGACGGAGAAACCACGGTAATTGAAGAAGTAAAGTCAAGAGACCATTCCGAGTTGATGCTGAACTACTTTGGAGCTGACATTAAAGTAAACGGCCTGGAGGTGACATCCCGGAGGGTTGAGAACCTGTATGCTCAGCATATTCAGGTGCCCGGAGATATTTCAATAGCTGCATATTTCATAACAGCCGGTTTGATAGTGCCAAATTCTGATATAGTAATCAAAAATGTCGGTATCAATCCTACAAGAGCAGGAATTCTTGATGTATATAAATCAATGGGAGCTAAAATTGAAATTCTCAACGAACGGGTTGTCAGCAATGAAAAAGTCGCTGATATCAGGGTTGTTTCCTCGCCTCTTAACGGAACAACCATTGAGCGCAGCATGATTCCAAGACTTATAGACGAAATCCCGATTATTACCGTTGCTGCTTCCGTTGCCAAAGGTACTACGACAATTACCGGCCTTAAGGGCTTTAAAACAAAAGAATCGGGCAAACTCAGCCGTATGATAGCTGAACTTTCCAAACTTGGAGCCACATTGCATGAAACGGAGGACGGAGTAATTATCGAAGGTAAAGAACACCTCAAAGGCACTGTGGTGGAAGGTCACAATGACGCCGCAATTGCCATGTCCCTTTGTGTGGCAGGTCTTGTTGCGGAAAATGAAACCAACATCAGAAAAACACAGGTACTTGATATAGCATATCCTGATTTTATAACCGTTTTGAACAAACTGTAA
- a CDS encoding redox-sensing transcriptional repressor Rex gives MNLDKKISMAVIRRLPRYYRYLSDLLKLGITRISSKELSSRMGITASQIRQDLNCFGGFGQQGYGYNVEYLYKEIGNILGVNEAFKIIIIGAGNMGQALANYTNFEKRGFKLIGIFDINPNLIGKKIRDVEIMHLDSLDRFVAENQVDIAILCVPYENTPAVADKVARLGVKGLWNFSPMDLKLPYDVIIENVHLSDSLMVLGYRLNEMRKSQRNKS, from the coding sequence ATGAATTTGGATAAAAAAATTTCCATGGCAGTAATCAGACGTTTACCCAGGTACTACAGATACCTTTCTGATCTTTTGAAGCTTGGGATAACAAGGATATCTTCAAAGGAATTAAGTTCCAGGATGGGAATAACTGCATCTCAGATACGTCAGGATTTGAACTGTTTTGGAGGATTTGGACAACAGGGGTACGGATACAATGTCGAGTATCTGTATAAGGAAATAGGCAATATTCTTGGTGTAAATGAAGCGTTTAAAATTATTATCATCGGAGCCGGAAATATGGGCCAGGCTCTAGCAAATTACACCAATTTCGAAAAAAGAGGCTTTAAGCTTATAGGTATTTTTGATATAAATCCAAATTTGATAGGTAAGAAAATAAGAGATGTGGAGATTATGCATCTTGACAGTTTGGACCGGTTCGTGGCGGAAAATCAGGTTGATATTGCAATTCTTTGTGTTCCGTACGAAAACACTCCAGCAGTGGCCGACAAAGTGGCACGGCTTGGTGTCAAAGGATTGTGGAATTTCTCTCCTATGGATTTGAAGCTCCCTTACGATGTTATAATCGAAAATGTTCACTTAAGCGACAGTCTTATGGTTTTGGGATACAGATTGAATGAAATGCGCAAAAGTCAAAGAAATAAGTCGTAA
- the abc-f gene encoding ribosomal protection-like ABC-F family protein, producing the protein MIVLGCNNISLSFGVTTILKDISFSINDTDKVGVVGVNGAGKSTLFKIIAGEYIPDSGEIYTAKNSKLGYLAQNSGLDSSNTILEEVLAVFSHFTEMESRIKDLEKSMSTEKDENQLNSIMKEYSRLTDEYARLGGFEYQSRAKGVLKGLGFEEDQFSLNVMNLSGGQKTRLALARLLLTEPDILLLDEPTNHLDIKAVEWLEEFLSNYKKCLMVISHDRYFLDKITNKTLEIENCECKLYNGNYSRYLNQKAVDREIQQRHYEQQQKEIARMEAFIEQQRRWNRERNIIAAESRLKAIERMEKIEAPKNLPEKIRIKFKSGFASGNDVLFVEGLGKSYPGKPLFKNVKFNIRKKERVFILGPNGCGKSTLLKILTGKIDDYEGSFRYGHNVNPGYYDQEQEGLNPNNTVIDEVWSADEKLTQTEIRNVLAMFLFKGEDVLKPVSTLSGGEKSRISLIKLMLSEANFLIMDEPTNHLDINSREVLESALADYDGTLLIVSHDRYFIDKLATRIIELGETSCIDFKGNYTEFHEYKSKLNSGSDNQSKNVKMTASKMEHIATKEEKARKRKLEKQLVETEKEITDTEARIKEIENQMTNEEVVSDHVKLVELHNELNELNLKLEQLYELWDNLMSENSR; encoded by the coding sequence ATGATAGTTTTAGGTTGTAACAATATAAGTCTGTCCTTTGGAGTCACAACAATACTGAAAGATATTTCTTTCAGTATCAATGATACTGACAAAGTCGGCGTTGTGGGAGTAAACGGAGCGGGCAAATCCACACTTTTTAAAATAATAGCCGGCGAATACATTCCGGACAGCGGAGAAATTTATACAGCCAAAAACTCAAAACTCGGTTACCTTGCACAAAATTCCGGTCTGGACTCGTCCAACACAATACTGGAAGAAGTCCTGGCGGTGTTTTCCCACTTCACTGAAATGGAATCCCGTATAAAAGATTTGGAAAAATCCATGAGCACAGAAAAAGATGAAAATCAATTAAATTCAATCATGAAGGAGTATTCACGATTGACCGATGAATATGCCCGTTTGGGAGGGTTTGAATATCAAAGCCGCGCAAAGGGTGTTTTGAAAGGTTTGGGATTTGAGGAAGACCAATTCTCATTGAATGTCATGAATTTGAGCGGGGGGCAGAAAACAAGGCTTGCCCTGGCAAGGCTTCTTCTTACCGAACCGGATATTCTTCTTCTGGACGAGCCTACAAACCACCTTGACATAAAGGCCGTGGAATGGCTGGAAGAGTTTTTGTCAAATTACAAAAAGTGTTTGATGGTTATATCCCATGACAGATATTTTCTTGACAAAATCACCAACAAAACACTGGAAATTGAAAACTGTGAATGCAAGCTCTACAACGGCAATTATTCAAGATATTTAAACCAAAAAGCTGTGGACCGGGAAATTCAGCAAAGGCATTATGAACAGCAGCAGAAGGAAATTGCACGAATGGAAGCATTTATAGAGCAGCAGCGCAGATGGAACAGGGAAAGAAATATCATTGCTGCGGAAAGCAGACTGAAAGCCATAGAACGAATGGAAAAAATTGAAGCTCCAAAAAACTTGCCGGAAAAGATAAGAATAAAATTCAAAAGCGGTTTTGCCAGCGGAAATGACGTTCTCTTTGTGGAAGGTCTGGGAAAATCATATCCCGGCAAGCCACTTTTTAAAAACGTAAAATTCAACATCAGAAAAAAAGAAAGAGTATTCATTCTAGGTCCCAACGGATGCGGAAAGTCCACCCTTCTGAAAATACTTACCGGCAAAATTGACGACTATGAAGGAAGCTTCCGGTACGGGCACAATGTAAATCCAGGTTATTACGACCAGGAGCAGGAAGGGTTAAACCCGAACAATACAGTAATTGATGAGGTTTGGAGTGCCGACGAAAAGCTTACCCAGACAGAAATCAGAAATGTTCTGGCAATGTTTTTGTTTAAAGGGGAAGATGTCTTAAAGCCGGTTTCGACTTTAAGCGGCGGTGAAAAAAGCCGGATTTCCCTTATTAAATTGATGCTTTCCGAAGCCAACTTCCTTATAATGGACGAGCCCACAAACCATCTTGATATAAACTCGAGGGAAGTCCTTGAAAGTGCCCTTGCGGATTATGACGGTACTTTGCTCATTGTATCCCATGACAGATACTTTATAGACAAACTTGCAACACGTATTATTGAGCTTGGCGAAACTTCATGCATTGACTTTAAGGGAAACTACACCGAGTTTCATGAGTACAAGAGCAAGTTAAATTCGGGGTCGGACAACCAATCCAAAAATGTCAAAATGACGGCATCAAAAATGGAACATATCGCAACAAAGGAAGAAAAGGCAAGAAAAAGAAAACTTGAAAAACAGCTTGTCGAGACGGAAAAAGAAATCACCGACACCGAAGCCCGCATAAAAGAGATTGAAAATCAAATGACCAACGAGGAAGTTGTCAGTGATCATGTAAAGCTTGTGGAACTTCACAACGAATTGAACGAGCTTAATTTAAAACTTGAACAGCTGTATGAACTTTGGGACAACCTTATGTCTGAAAACAGCAGGTAG